A genomic window from Streptomyces mirabilis includes:
- the rplW gene encoding 50S ribosomal protein L23 → MATRHPSIASKAAKAAKAARVAKAKRHEAEGKNTVETPVSKSFTDPRDVLLKPVVSEKSYALLDEGKYTFVVAPGANKTQIKQAVQAVFSVKVTGVNTINRQGKRKRTKSGFGKRADTKRAIVTLAEGDRIDIFGQAS, encoded by the coding sequence ATGGCTACGCGTCACCCGAGCATTGCCTCCAAGGCGGCCAAGGCCGCCAAGGCCGCGCGCGTCGCCAAGGCGAAGCGCCACGAGGCCGAGGGCAAGAACACCGTCGAGACGCCGGTGAGCAAGAGCTTCACGGACCCCCGTGACGTCCTCCTCAAGCCGGTCGTCTCCGAGAAGAGCTACGCGCTGCTCGACGAGGGCAAGTACACCTTCGTCGTCGCGCCGGGCGCCAACAAGACCCAGATCAAGCAGGCCGTCCAGGCGGTCTTCTCGGTCAAGGTCACCGGCGTCAACACGATCAACCGTCAGGGTAAGCGCAAGCGCACCAAGAGCGGTTTCGGTAAGCGTGCTGACACCAAGCGCGCCATCGTGACCCTCGCTGAGGGCGACCGTATCGACATCTTCGGCCAGGCCTCCTAA
- the rplF gene encoding 50S ribosomal protein L6 — MSRIGKLPITVPAGVDVTIEGRTVQVKGPKGTLAHTVAAPIEVVKAEDGVLNVTRPNDERQNKALHGLSRTLVANMITGVTQGYVKKLEISGVGYRVQAKGSNLEFALGYSHPITVEAPEGITFKVEAPTRFSVEGIDKQKVGEVAANIRKLRKPDPYKAKGVKYEGEVIRRKVGKAGK, encoded by the coding sequence ATGTCGCGTATTGGCAAGCTCCCCATCACGGTTCCCGCCGGCGTGGACGTCACCATCGAAGGCCGTACGGTCCAGGTGAAGGGCCCCAAGGGCACCCTCGCTCACACCGTTGCCGCGCCGATCGAGGTCGTCAAGGCTGAGGATGGCGTTCTCAACGTCACCCGCCCCAACGACGAGCGTCAGAACAAGGCCCTGCACGGCCTGTCCCGCACGCTGGTGGCGAACATGATCACCGGCGTGACCCAGGGTTACGTGAAGAAGCTCGAGATCAGCGGTGTCGGTTACCGCGTCCAGGCGAAGGGCTCCAACCTGGAGTTCGCGCTCGGCTACAGCCACCCGATCACCGTCGAGGCCCCCGAGGGCATCACCTTCAAGGTGGAGGCTCCGACCCGTTTCTCGGTCGAGGGCATCGACAAGCAGAAGGTCGGCGAGGTTGCGGCCAACATCCGCAAGCTGCGCAAGCCCGACCCGTACAAGGCCAAGGGCGTCAAGTACGAGGGCGAAGTCATTCGCCGCAAGGTCGGAAAGGCGGGTAAGTAA
- the rpsH gene encoding 30S ribosomal protein S8 — MTMTDPIADMLTRLRNANSAYHDTVGMPHSKIKSHIAEILQQEGFITGWKVEDAEVGKNLVLELKFGPNRERSIAGIKRISKPGLRVYAKSTNLPKVLGGLGVAIISTSHGLLTDKQAGKKGVGGEVLAYVW; from the coding sequence ATGACCATGACTGATCCGATCGCAGACATGCTTACGCGTCTGCGTAACGCGAACTCGGCGTACCACGACACCGTGGGTATGCCGCACAGCAAGATCAAGTCGCACATCGCGGAGATCCTCCAGCAGGAGGGCTTCATCACGGGCTGGAAGGTCGAGGACGCCGAGGTCGGCAAGAACCTCGTCCTCGAGCTGAAGTTCGGCCCGAACCGTGAGCGCTCCATCGCGGGCATCAAGCGGATCTCCAAGCCCGGTCTCCGGGTGTACGCGAAGTCCACCAACCTGCCGAAGGTGCTCGGCGGCCTTGGCGTGGCGATCATCTCCACGTCCCACGGGCTCCTCACCGACAAGCAGGCCGGCAAGAAGGGCGTAGGCGGAGAAGTTCTCGCCTACGTCTGGTAA
- the rpmD gene encoding 50S ribosomal protein L30, whose protein sequence is MAQLRITQTKSYIGSKQNHRDTLRSLGLKRLNDVVVKEDRPEFRGMVHTVRHLVTVEEVD, encoded by the coding sequence ATGGCTCAGCTCAGGATCACGCAGACGAAGTCGTACATCGGCAGCAAGCAGAACCACCGCGACACCCTGCGTTCGCTCGGGCTCAAGCGCCTGAACGACGTGGTCGTCAAGGAGGACCGCCCCGAGTTCCGCGGAATGGTGCACACCGTCCGCCACCTCGTGACGGTTGAGGAGGTCGACTGA
- the rpsC gene encoding 30S ribosomal protein S3, translating to MGQKVNPHGFRLGITTDFKSRWYADKLYKDYVKEDVAIRRMMTSGMERAGISKVEIERTRDRVRVDIHTARPGIVIGRRGAEADRIRGDLEKLTGKQVQLNILEVKNPETDAQLVAQAVAEQLSSRVSFRRAMRKSMQSAMKAGAKGIKIQCGGRLGGAEMSRSEFYREGRVPLHTLRANVDYGFFEAKTTFGRIGVKVWIYKGDVKNIAEVRAENAAARAGNRPARGGGNDRPAGRGGRGGERGGRGRKPQQAPAAEAPKAEAPAAAAPAESTGTEA from the coding sequence ATGGGCCAGAAGGTTAACCCGCATGGGTTCCGGCTCGGCATCACCACGGACTTCAAGTCCCGTTGGTACGCCGACAAGCTGTACAAGGACTACGTCAAGGAAGACGTCGCCATCCGTCGGATGATGACGTCCGGCATGGAGCGCGCCGGTATCTCGAAGGTGGAGATCGAGCGCACCCGTGACCGCGTGCGGGTGGACATCCACACCGCGCGTCCCGGCATCGTCATCGGCCGCCGTGGCGCCGAGGCCGACCGCATCCGCGGTGACCTCGAGAAGCTCACGGGCAAGCAGGTCCAGCTGAACATCCTCGAGGTCAAGAACCCCGAGACGGACGCTCAGCTGGTTGCTCAGGCCGTTGCCGAGCAGCTGTCCTCCCGCGTCTCCTTCCGCCGTGCCATGCGTAAGAGCATGCAGTCGGCGATGAAGGCGGGCGCCAAGGGCATCAAGATCCAGTGTGGTGGCCGTCTCGGCGGCGCCGAGATGTCCCGCTCGGAGTTCTACCGCGAGGGCCGTGTGCCCCTGCACACGCTCCGTGCGAACGTCGACTACGGCTTCTTCGAGGCCAAGACGACCTTCGGCCGCATCGGTGTGAAGGTCTGGATCTACAAGGGCGACGTCAAGAACATCGCCGAGGTCCGCGCCGAGAACGCCGCTGCCCGCGCCGGCAACCGCCCGGCCCGTGGTGGCGGCAACGACCGCCCGGCCGGCCGTGGTGGCCGTGGTGGCGAGCGTGGCGGCCGCGGCCGCAAGCCGCAGCAGGCTCCCGCTGCCGAGGCCCCCAAGGCCGAGGCTCCGGCGGCTGCCGCTCCGGCTGAGAGCACCGGAACGGAGGCCTGA
- the rplB gene encoding 50S ribosomal protein L2 has protein sequence MGIRKYKPTTPGRRGSSVADFVEVTRSTPEKSLVRPLHSKGGRNNAGRVTVRHQGGGHKRAYRVIDFRRHDKDGVPAKVAHIEYDPNRTARIALLHYADGEKRYILAPRNLQQGDRVENGPGADIKPGNNLALRNIPVGTTIHAIEIRPGGGAKFARSAGASVQLLAKEGTMAHLRMPSGEIRLVDQRCRATVGEVGNAEQSNINWGKAGRKRWLGVRPTVRGVAMNPVDHPHGGGEGKTSGGRHPVSPWGQKEGRTRSPKKASNKYIVRRRKTNKKR, from the coding sequence ATGGGAATCCGCAAGTACAAGCCGACGACGCCGGGCCGCCGTGGCTCCTCCGTCGCCGACTTCGTCGAGGTCACGCGGTCCACGCCGGAGAAGTCGCTGGTCCGCCCGCTGCACAGCAAGGGCGGCCGTAACAACGCCGGTCGTGTGACCGTTCGCCACCAGGGTGGCGGACACAAGCGCGCCTACCGAGTGATCGACTTCCGTCGTCACGACAAGGACGGCGTGCCGGCGAAGGTCGCGCACATCGAGTACGACCCCAACCGCACCGCGCGCATCGCGCTGCTGCACTACGCCGACGGCGAGAAGCGCTACATCCTCGCCCCGCGCAACCTGCAGCAGGGTGACCGCGTCGAGAACGGTCCCGGGGCCGACATCAAGCCGGGCAACAACCTGGCCCTCCGCAACATCCCGGTCGGTACCACGATCCACGCGATCGAGATCCGTCCCGGTGGCGGTGCCAAGTTCGCCCGCTCCGCCGGTGCCTCGGTGCAGCTGCTCGCGAAGGAGGGCACGATGGCCCACCTTCGTATGCCTTCCGGTGAGATCCGCCTGGTCGACCAGCGCTGCCGCGCCACGGTCGGCGAGGTCGGCAACGCCGAGCAGAGCAACATCAACTGGGGTAAGGCCGGCCGTAAGCGCTGGCTGGGCGTTCGCCCGACCGTCCGCGGTGTGGCGATGAACCCGGTTGACCACCCGCACGGTGGTGGTGAGGGCAAGACCTCCGGTGGTCGCCACCCGGTCTCCCCGTGGGGTCAGAAGGAGGGTCGTACTCGTTCGCCGAAGAAGGCTTCGAACAAGTACATCGTCCGCCGCCGCAAGACGAACAAGAAGCGCTAG
- the rplV gene encoding 50S ribosomal protein L22: MEARAQARYIRVTPMKARRVVDLIRGMDATEAQAVLRFAPQAASVPVGKVLDSAIANAAHNYDHTDADSLFISEAYVDEGPTLKRFRPRAQGRAYRIRKRTSHITVVVSSKEGTR; the protein is encoded by the coding sequence ATGGAAGCCAGGGCCCAGGCGCGGTACATCCGCGTTACGCCCATGAAGGCCCGCCGCGTGGTGGACCTTATCCGTGGCATGGATGCCACGGAGGCTCAGGCGGTCCTGCGTTTCGCCCCGCAGGCCGCGAGCGTGCCGGTCGGCAAGGTGCTTGACAGCGCCATTGCCAACGCCGCGCACAACTACGACCACACCGACGCCGACAGCCTCTTCATCTCCGAGGCGTACGTCGACGAGGGTCCGACCCTGAAGCGGTTCCGTCCGCGGGCCCAGGGCCGTGCCTACCGGATCCGCAAGCGGACCAGCCACATCACCGTGGTCGTCAGCAGCAAGGAAGGAACCCGGTAA
- the rplD gene encoding 50S ribosomal protein L4, producing MSTIDILSPSGDTAGTVELPAEIFDVEKISIPLLHQVVVAQLAAARQGTHKVKRRGEVRGGGKKPYRQKGTGRARQGSTRAPQFAGGGVVHGPTPRDYSQRTPKKMKAAALRHALTDRARNARIHVITGVIEGETPSTKAAKSFLGKVSERKNVLLVIERSDEAALLSARNLPQVHILEPGQLNTYDVLVSDDVVFTQAAFESFVSGPKAADTEGSEA from the coding sequence ATGAGCACCATTGACATTCTGTCGCCCTCCGGCGACACCGCCGGGACCGTTGAGCTCCCGGCCGAGATCTTCGACGTAGAGAAGATCAGCATTCCGCTGCTTCACCAGGTCGTCGTCGCACAGCTGGCCGCCGCCCGTCAGGGCACGCACAAGGTCAAGCGTCGTGGCGAGGTCCGCGGTGGCGGTAAGAAGCCTTACCGTCAGAAGGGCACCGGCCGCGCGCGCCAGGGTTCGACCCGTGCGCCGCAGTTCGCCGGCGGTGGCGTCGTCCACGGCCCCACGCCGCGTGACTACTCGCAGCGGACCCCGAAGAAGATGAAGGCCGCGGCCCTGCGCCACGCCCTCACCGACCGGGCCCGCAACGCTCGCATCCACGTCATCACCGGCGTGATCGAGGGCGAGACCCCCTCCACCAAGGCCGCCAAGAGCTTCCTCGGCAAGGTCAGCGAGCGCAAGAACGTGCTCCTGGTCATCGAGCGCTCCGACGAGGCCGCGCTGCTCTCCGCGCGCAACCTGCCCCAGGTCCACATCCTGGAGCCGGGCCAGCTGAACACGTACGACGTTCTCGTCTCGGACGACGTGGTCTTCACCCAGGCCGCTTTCGAGTCCTTCGTGTCTGGCCCCAAGGCCGCTGACACCGAAGGGAGCGAAGCCTGA
- the rpsS gene encoding 30S ribosomal protein S19, which translates to MPRSLKKGPFVDGHLVKKVDAQNEAGTKNVIKTWSRRSMIIPAMLGHTIAVHNGKTHIPVFVTESMVGHKLGEFSPTRTFRGHVKDDRKSKRR; encoded by the coding sequence ATGCCGCGCAGTCTCAAGAAGGGACCCTTCGTTGACGGCCACCTCGTAAAGAAGGTGGACGCTCAGAACGAAGCCGGTACCAAGAACGTCATCAAGACCTGGTCCCGTCGCTCGATGATCATCCCGGCCATGCTCGGCCACACGATCGCGGTGCACAACGGCAAGACCCACATTCCGGTGTTTGTCACCGAGTCGATGGTCGGCCACAAGCTCGGCGAGTTCTCGCCGACGCGCACCTTCCGGGGTCACGTCAAGGACGACCGGAAGTCGAAGCGCCGCTAA
- a CDS encoding type Z 30S ribosomal protein S14: protein MAKKALIAKAARKPKFGVRGYTRCQRCGRPHSVYRKFGLCRVCLREMAHRGELPGVTKSSW, encoded by the coding sequence ATGGCGAAGAAGGCTCTGATTGCCAAGGCTGCTCGTAAGCCCAAGTTCGGTGTGCGTGGCTACACGCGCTGCCAGCGCTGCGGTCGTCCGCACTCCGTGTACCGCAAGTTCGGCCTGTGCCGCGTCTGCCTTCGTGAGATGGCTCACCGTGGCGAGCTGCCGGGCGTGACCAAGAGCTCCTGGTAG
- the rpsJ gene encoding 30S ribosomal protein S10, whose translation MAGQKIRIRLKAYDHEVIDSSAKKIVETVTRTGASVAGPVPLPTEKNVYCVIKSPHKYKDSREHFEMRTHKRLIDILDPTPKTVDSLMRLDLPAGVDIEIKL comes from the coding sequence ATGGCGGGACAGAAGATCCGCATCCGGCTCAAGGCCTACGACCACGAGGTCATCGACAGCTCGGCGAAGAAGATCGTCGAGACGGTGACCCGCACTGGTGCGTCGGTCGCAGGCCCGGTGCCGCTGCCCACTGAGAAGAACGTGTACTGCGTCATCAAGTCGCCGCACAAGTACAAGGACTCGCGCGAGCACTTCGAGATGCGCACGCACAAGCGCCTGATCGACATTCTCGACCCGACGCCCAAGACCGTTGACTCTCTGATGCGACTCGACCTCCCGGCCGGTGTCGACATCGAGATCAAGCTCTAG
- the rplX gene encoding 50S ribosomal protein L24 — MKIKKGDTVQVITGKDKGKQGKVIAAYPRDERVLVEGVNRVKKHTKAGPTASGSQAGGIVTTEAPIHVSNVQLVVEKDGNKVVTRVGYRFDDEGNKIRVAKRTGEDI; from the coding sequence ATGAAGATCAAGAAGGGTGACACGGTTCAGGTCATCACCGGCAAGGACAAGGGCAAGCAGGGCAAGGTCATTGCCGCTTACCCGCGCGACGAGCGCGTCCTGGTCGAGGGTGTCAACCGGGTCAAGAAGCACACGAAGGCCGGCCCCACCGCCAGCGGTTCGCAGGCCGGCGGCATCGTGACCACCGAAGCCCCCATTCACGTGAGCAACGTTCAGCTCGTCGTGGAGAAGGACGGCAACAAGGTCGTCACGCGCGTCGGTTACCGCTTCGACGACGAGGGCAACAAGATCCGCGTTGCCAAGCGGACGGGTGAGGACATCTGA
- the rplP gene encoding 50S ribosomal protein L16 yields the protein MLIPRRVKHRKQHHPKRRGQAKGGTQVSFGEYGIQALTPAYVTNRQIEAARIAMTRHIKRGGKVWINIYPDRPLTKKPAETRMGSGKGSPEWWIANVHPGRVMFELSYPNEKIAREALTRAAHKLPMKCRIVKREAGEA from the coding sequence ATGCTGATCCCCCGTAGGGTCAAGCACCGCAAGCAGCACCACCCGAAGCGCCGTGGTCAGGCCAAGGGCGGTACGCAGGTTTCGTTCGGCGAGTACGGCATTCAGGCCCTCACGCCGGCGTACGTGACGAACCGCCAGATCGAGGCCGCCCGTATCGCGATGACCCGCCACATCAAGCGTGGCGGCAAGGTCTGGATCAACATCTACCCGGACCGCCCGCTCACGAAGAAGCCCGCCGAGACCCGCATGGGTTCCGGTAAGGGTTCGCCGGAGTGGTGGATCGCGAACGTGCACCCGGGCCGGGTCATGTTCGAACTGTCCTACCCCAACGAGAAGATCGCCCGTGAGGCCCTCACTCGCGCAGCCCACAAGCTGCCGATGAAGTGCCGGATCGTCAAGCGCGAGGCAGGTGAAGCGTGA
- the rplC gene encoding 50S ribosomal protein L3, with translation MAKQIKGILGEKLGMTQVWDENNRVVPVTVVKAGPNVVTQVRTNDSDGYESVQIAFGEIDPRKVNKPLKGHFAKADVTPRRHLVEIRTADASEYTLGQEISAEVFEAGVKVDVTGKSKGKGFAGVMKRHNFKGLGAGHGTQRKHRSPGSIGGCATPGRVFKGLRMAGRMGNERVTTQNLTVHAVDAEKGLLLIKGAVPGPNGGLVLVRTAAKGA, from the coding sequence ATGGCTAAGCAGATCAAGGGCATCCTGGGCGAGAAGCTCGGCATGACGCAGGTGTGGGACGAGAACAACCGTGTTGTTCCGGTCACCGTCGTCAAGGCCGGCCCCAACGTCGTCACCCAGGTGCGTACCAACGACAGCGACGGCTACGAGTCGGTCCAGATCGCCTTCGGCGAGATCGACCCGCGCAAGGTGAACAAGCCCCTCAAGGGTCACTTCGCCAAGGCCGACGTCACCCCCCGTCGTCACCTCGTCGAGATCCGCACCGCGGATGCCTCCGAGTACACCCTCGGCCAGGAGATCTCCGCCGAGGTCTTCGAGGCGGGCGTGAAGGTCGACGTCACCGGCAAGAGCAAGGGCAAGGGCTTCGCCGGTGTCATGAAGCGTCACAACTTCAAGGGCCTCGGCGCCGGTCACGGCACCCAGCGCAAGCACCGCTCTCCCGGCTCCATCGGTGGCTGCGCCACCCCGGGTCGTGTGTTCAAGGGCCTCCGCATGGCGGGTCGCATGGGCAACGAGCGGGTCACCACCCAGAACCTGACCGTTCACGCCGTTGACGCGGAGAAGGGCCTGCTCCTTATCAAGGGCGCGGTTCCTGGTCCGAACGGCGGCCTCGTCCTGGTCCGCACCGCGGCCAAGGGGGCCTGA
- the rplE gene encoding 50S ribosomal protein L5 — translation MATTTTPRLKTKYREEIAGKLREEFSYENVMQVPGLVKIVVNMGVGDAARDSKLMDGAVRDLTTITGQKPAITKARKSIAQFKLREGQPIGAHVTLRGDRMWEFLDRTLSLALPRIRDFRGLSPKQFDGRGNYTFGLTEQVMFHEIDQDKIDRVRGMDITVVTTATNDAEGRALLRHLGFPFKEA, via the coding sequence ATGGCTACCACCACCACTCCGCGTCTCAAGACGAAGTACCGCGAGGAGATCGCGGGCAAGCTGCGTGAGGAGTTCTCCTACGAGAACGTCATGCAGGTTCCCGGCCTCGTCAAGATCGTGGTCAACATGGGTGTCGGCGACGCCGCCCGTGACTCGAAGCTCATGGACGGTGCCGTCCGTGACCTGACCACGATCACCGGTCAGAAGCCGGCCATCACCAAGGCCCGCAAGTCCATCGCGCAGTTCAAGCTGCGCGAGGGTCAGCCGATCGGTGCCCACGTCACGCTCCGTGGCGACCGCATGTGGGAGTTCCTGGACCGCACCCTGTCGCTCGCGCTGCCGCGCATCCGCGACTTCCGCGGTCTGTCCCCCAAGCAGTTCGACGGCCGTGGCAACTACACCTTCGGTCTCACGGAGCAGGTCATGTTCCACGAGATCGACCAGGACAAGATCGACCGCGTCCGGGGTATGGACATCACCGTGGTGACCACGGCGACCAACGACGCTGAGGGCCGTGCCCTTCTCCGTCACCTCGGCTTCCCCTTCAAGGAGGCGTAA
- the rplR gene encoding 50S ribosomal protein L18 → MAYGVKIAKGDAYKRAAIKRRHIRIRKHISGTAERPRLVVTRSNRHIVAQIIDDVKGHTLASASTLDTTIRGGEADKSAQAKSVGALVAERAKAAGVEAVVFDRGGNQYAGRIAALADAAREAGLKF, encoded by the coding sequence ATGGCATACGGTGTCAAGATTGCTAAGGGCGACGCTTACAAGCGTGCTGCCATCAAGCGTCGTCACATCCGGATCCGTAAGCACATCTCGGGTACGGCTGAGCGTCCGCGCCTGGTCGTGACGCGCTCCAACCGCCACATCGTGGCCCAGATCATCGACGACGTTAAGGGTCACACCCTCGCGTCGGCGTCGACCCTGGACACGACGATCCGCGGTGGCGAGGCCGACAAGTCGGCTCAGGCCAAGTCGGTCGGCGCCCTGGTCGCCGAGCGCGCCAAGGCCGCCGGTGTCGAGGCTGTCGTATTCGACCGTGGTGGCAACCAGTACGCCGGGCGCATTGCCGCCCTGGCGGACGCCGCCCGCGAAGCCGGACTCAAGTTCTGA
- the rpsQ gene encoding 30S ribosomal protein S17 — MSESNVTENTTEARGFRKTREGLVVSDKMDKTVVVAVEDRVKHALYGKVIRRTSKLKAHDEQNAAGIGDRVLLMETRPLSATKRWRIVEILEKAK, encoded by the coding sequence ATGAGCGAGAGCAACGTGACCGAGAACACCACTGAGGCGCGCGGATTCCGCAAGACCCGTGAGGGTCTCGTCGTCAGCGACAAGATGGACAAGACCGTCGTCGTCGCCGTCGAGGACCGCGTCAAGCACGCCCTGTACGGCAAGGTCATCCGCCGTACGAGCAAGCTGAAGGCCCACGACGAGCAGAACGCCGCGGGTATCGGCGACCGCGTCCTCCTCATGGAGACGCGTCCGCTGTCCGCGACGAAGCGCTGGCGCATCGTGGAGATCCTCGAGAAGGCGAAGTAA
- the rplO gene encoding 50S ribosomal protein L15: protein MAENNPLKIHNLRPAPGAKTAKTRVGRGEASKGKTAGRGTKGTKARYQVPERFEGGQMPLHMRLPKLKGFKNPFKTEFQVVNLDKLAALYPEGGEVTVEGLVAKGAVRKNSLVKVLGQGEISVALQVSVDAVSGSAKEKITAAGGTVTELV, encoded by the coding sequence ATGGCGGAGAACAACCCGCTCAAGATCCACAACCTCCGTCCCGCCCCGGGCGCCAAGACCGCCAAGACCCGTGTGGGTCGTGGTGAGGCGTCGAAGGGTAAGACGGCCGGTCGTGGTACCAAGGGCACGAAGGCCCGTTACCAGGTTCCGGAGCGCTTCGAGGGCGGGCAGATGCCCCTCCACATGCGCCTCCCGAAGCTGAAGGGCTTCAAGAACCCGTTCAAGACCGAGTTCCAGGTCGTGAACCTCGACAAGCTGGCCGCGCTGTACCCGGAGGGTGGCGAGGTCACCGTCGAGGGTCTCGTCGCCAAGGGTGCCGTTCGCAAGAACAGCCTCGTCAAGGTCCTCGGCCAGGGCGAGATCTCCGTCGCGCTGCAGGTTTCGGTTGACGCCGTTTCCGGCTCCGCCAAGGAGAAGATCACCGCCGCCGGCGGTACCGTCACCGAGCTCGTCTGA
- the rpsE gene encoding 30S ribosomal protein S5, whose product MAGPQRRGSGAGGGERRDRKGRDGGAAAAEKTAYVERVVAINRVAKVVKGGRRFSFTALVVVGDGDGTVGVGYGKAKEVPAAIAKGVEEAKKHFFKVPRIQGTIPHPITGEKAAGVVLLKPASPGTGVIAGGPVRAVLECAGVHDILSKSLGSSNAINIVHATVAALKGLQRPEEIAARRGLPLEDVAPAALLRARAGAGA is encoded by the coding sequence ATGGCTGGACCCCAGCGCCGCGGAAGCGGTGCCGGTGGCGGCGAGCGGCGGGACCGGAAGGGCCGTGACGGCGGCGCTGCTGCCGCCGAGAAGACCGCGTACGTCGAGCGCGTCGTCGCGATCAACCGCGTCGCCAAGGTTGTGAAGGGTGGTCGTCGCTTCAGCTTCACTGCGCTCGTCGTAGTGGGCGACGGTGACGGCACCGTGGGTGTCGGTTACGGCAAGGCCAAGGAGGTGCCGGCCGCCATCGCCAAGGGTGTTGAGGAGGCCAAGAAGCACTTCTTCAAGGTCCCCCGTATCCAGGGCACCATCCCGCACCCGATCACGGGCGAGAAGGCCGCGGGCGTCGTCCTGCTCAAGCCTGCTTCCCCCGGTACCGGCGTTATCGCCGGTGGCCCGGTGCGTGCTGTCCTCGAGTGCGCCGGCGTTCACGACATCCTGTCGAAGTCGCTCGGCTCGTCCAACGCGATCAACATCGTGCACGCGACCGTGGCGGCCCTCAAGGGTCTGCAGCGTCCCGAGGAGATCGCGGCTCGCCGTGGTCTGCCCCTCGAGGACGTCGCCCCCGCCGCTCTGCTGCGTGCGCGTGCGGGAGCGGGTGCGTAA
- the rpmC gene encoding 50S ribosomal protein L29: MSAGTKASELRELGDEELLAKLREAKEELFNLRFQAATGQLENHGRLKAVRKDIARIYTLMRERELGIETVESA, encoded by the coding sequence ATGTCGGCCGGTACCAAGGCGTCCGAGCTGCGCGAACTGGGTGACGAGGAGCTTCTCGCGAAGCTTCGCGAAGCCAAGGAAGAGCTGTTCAACCTCCGCTTCCAGGCGGCGACCGGTCAGCTCGAGAACCACGGTCGGCTCAAGGCCGTCCGCAAGGACATCGCGCGGATCTACACCCTGATGCGTGAGCGCGAGCTGGGCATCGAAACGGTGGAGAGCGCCTGA
- the rplN gene encoding 50S ribosomal protein L14, translating to MIQQESRLRVADNTGAKEILCIRVLGGSGRRYAGIGDVIVATVKDAIPGGNVKKGDVVKAVIVRTVKERRRPDGSYIRFDENAAVILKNDGDPRGTRIFGPVGRELREKKFMKIISLAPEVL from the coding sequence GTGATCCAGCAGGAGTCGCGACTGCGCGTCGCCGACAACACGGGGGCGAAGGAAATCCTTTGCATCCGTGTGCTCGGTGGCTCCGGTCGCCGCTACGCGGGCATCGGTGACGTCATCGTCGCCACCGTCAAGGACGCGATCCCCGGTGGCAACGTGAAGAAGGGTGACGTCGTCAAGGCGGTCATCGTTCGCACCGTCAAGGAGCGCCGCCGTCCGGACGGCTCGTACATCCGCTTCGACGAGAACGCCGCTGTCATTCTGAAGAACGACGGCGACCCTCGCGGCACCCGTATCTTCGGCCCCGTCGGCCGTGAGCTGCGCGAGAAGAAGTTCATGAAGATCATCTCGCTCGCGCCGGAGGTGCTGTAA